Proteins from one Juglans microcarpa x Juglans regia isolate MS1-56 chromosome 6S, Jm3101_v1.0, whole genome shotgun sequence genomic window:
- the LOC121237499 gene encoding uncharacterized protein LOC121237499, translated as MKAPENDPITLSNHLICSLLDCIPHAETFRGKWSLVRAKLTDLQIHLSDFTDFPNSSSSIPLSLDLLHSISHTLTDAVSLCHKCQTPNFSDGKLKTQSDIDSVLAKLDRHVKDADILIKSGVLRDGVAPSTSSSSKREVARAESRGLITRLQIGSVESKNSAMDSLLRLLEADDKNVMIAVAQGMVPVLVRLLDSSSSWEMKEKALAAISRISTVDSSKHVLIAEGLLVLNHLLRVLDLGSGFAKEKACVILQALTFSKENARAIGSRGGVSSLLEICQAGTPGSQAFAAGVLRNLAVFSEIRENFVEENGVAVLLGLASSGTVLAQENAIGCLCNLISEDESLKLQLFKEGGIECLKNFWDSAPTVQSLEVAVDLLRHLASCPIIADVVVSDGFVARLMGVLNCGVLGVRVAAARAVYELGFSTRTRKEIGECGCIGPLIKMLDGKAVEEKEAAAKALSILMLYAGNRKVFRKDERGMVNAVQVLDPSVQNFDKQYPVSILASLAHSKKCRKQMVAAGACVYLQKLVEMDIEGSKKLLDSLSRSKILGVFSRP; from the coding sequence ATGAAAGCACCAGAAAACGACCCAATAACCCTCTCCAACCACCTCATCTGTTCCCTCCTAGACTGTATCCCACACGCTGAGACCTTCAGAGGAAAATGGTCTCTAGTCAGAGCCAAGCTTACTGACCTCCAAATTCACCTCTCCGATTTTACCGACTTCCCCAACTCTTCCTCAtccatccctctctctctcgaccTCCTCCACTCCATTTCCCACACATTGACCGACGCCGTCTCCCTCTGCCACAAGTGTCAGACCCCTAATTTCTCAGATGGTAAGCTCAAGACCCAGAGCGACATCGATTCCGTCCTAGCCAAGCTCGATCGCCACGTCAAGGACGCCGATATTCTGATCAAGAGCGGGGTTCTCCGAGACGGCGTCGCCCCGAGCACCTCTTCTTCCTCTAAGAGAGAGGTCGCTCGGGCTGAGTCGAGGGGCTTGATTACCCGCTTGCAGATTGGGAGCGTCGAGTCCAAGAACTCGGCCATGGACTCCTTGCTCAGGCTTCTCGAAGCAGACGACAAGAACGTGATGATCGCCGTGGCGCAGGGAATGGTTCCCGTGCTCGTTCGCCTACTCGATAGCTCCTCCTCCTGGGAGATGAAGGAGAAGGCCCTCGCCGCGATCTCTAGGATCTCTACCGTGGATAGTAGCAAACATGTGCTGATCGCCGAGGGTTTGTTGGTTTTGAACCATTTGCTCCGTGTTTTAGATTTGGGAAGTGGATTCGCCAAGGAGAAAGCTTGTGTGATCCTCCAAGCGCTGACCTTTTCGAAGGAGAACGCAAGGGCGATTGGGTCTCGAGGTGGGGTTTCGTCGCTGCTGGAGATTTGCCAGGCCGGCACGCCGGGTTCTCAAGCTTTCGCGGCTGGGGTTCTGAGAAATCTCGCTGTGTTCAGTGAAATCAGAGAGAATTTTGTCGAGGAAAATGGGGTCGCCGTTCTTTTGGGGCTTGCAAGTTCGGGGACTGTATTGGCGCAAGAAAATGCAATTGGGTGTTTGTGCAATTTGATCTCCGAGGATGAAAGTTTGAAGCTTCAACTTTTCAAGGAAGGTGGGATTGAGTGTTTGAAGAATTTCTGGGACTCGGCTCCTACGGTTCAGAGTCTCGAAGTGGCGGTGGACTTGTTGAGGCACTTAGCCTCGTGCCCCATAATCGCCGACGTTGTTGTTTCAGATGGGTTTGTAGCCCGGCTTATGGGGGTCTTGAATTGTGGCGTTTTAGGGGTGAGAGTTGCGGCGGCTCGTGCTGTGTACGAGCTGGGATTCAGTACAAGAACTCGGAAAGAGATTGGTGAATGTGGTTGCATTGGTCCTTTAATCAAGATGTTGGATGGTAAGGCTGTGGAAGAGAAAGAAGCGGCCGCCAAGGCCTTGTCGATTTTGATGTTATATGCAGGGAATCGGAAGGTTTTCAGGAAGGATGAGAGGGGAATGGTGAATGCAGTCCAGGTTTTGGATCCTTCGGTTCAGAATTTTGATAAGCAATACCCTGTTTCCATATTAGCCTCACTTGCGCATTCAAAAAAGTGTAGGAAACAAATGGTTGCTGCCGGTGCTTGTGTTTACTTGCAGAAGCTTGTTGAGATGGATATTGAGGGGTCCAAGAAGCTATTGGATAGCCTTAGTCGTAGTAAGATTTTGGGCGTTTTCTCCAGACCTTAG